The sequence GGGGAGGAGCCGTTGAGGCGGTAGTTGAAGGTGACCCCCATCGGGAGCCACTCGTAGCCGGAGATGTCGAAGCCGGCGCCCGAGGCCGCGCCCGAGCCATCCGTCGTGTAGCGGGCCTGGATCAGGGTGCCCGGGACGGCCGTGGTCGTGGCCGGCATCGAGGGGCTGCCGGTGAAGGACTGCACCTGCCCCCCCTGGCCGTTGAGGATCCGCAGGAAGTCGTAGTTCGTCTCGGAGCGGAAGTAGGTGACGATGAGCCGCATCTGCGAGGCGCCGAACTTCTGGAAGGTCCAGGTGTTGCTGTAGTTGTTCGCCGAGGTCCGCAGGGAGACCGGATCGGCCACGAAGAGCCAGGTGCTCCCCGGGTCCGGGGCCACCGGGGCCACGTAGAGGGGGTTCACCGAGATCGAGTTCGTCCCGGCGCTGGCGTTCACGTAGTTGGCGCCGTTGTTCCAGACGTCGTTGGTGTCGAGGGCCGGGGCGGTGGCGCCGGTCACGTAGATCCCCGCCTCACCATGGTTGGTGATCAGGTTGTTGCGCACGATCGCCTGGGAGGTCTGGGTGACGCTCGACGCGAGGATGCCGATGCCGCTGGTCGTGCCCAGCGGGTTCTGGAAGTCGGGCACGTTGCGGTCGATGGTGTTGTTGATGATCCGGATGACGGCGGCGCCGGTCTGGTCGAACCAGAACCCCCGGGAGAGGTTGGCCACCACCACGTTGTTGAAGGCGTCGAGGCCGCCACCCGAGAGCACCCGCACGCCCACGTCGTTGAGGTAGATCCGGCTGCGCCGCAGGGTGACGTTCACGCGGTCGTGGATCTCGACCCCCGCGTCGCCCGAGCCCCAGAGCACCAGGTCGGTGAGGACCGCCGTGGCGCCGGTGGAGCCGTCGTCCTCCAGCCGCAGGGCGCTCAGGGTGGCGTGCTTCACGGTCACCCGATCCAGGACCGGACCGGGGGAGGCCTGCCAGAGCAGGCCGATCCCGCAGAACTCGAAGAAGAGATCCGAGAGCACCGGCCGGTTGCTGGTGCGCATCCAGAGGCCCAGCTCGGCGTCGCTGATCTCGGCGTTCGTGATCGAGGAGGCCCCGGCGCCGGTGTCGAGGGTGATGCCGTACCAGCTGCCGGCCCCCTGGCTCGCGCCCTGGAAGCGGATCGGGCTGGCCGCGCTGCCGTCGGCCACCAGGGTGCCGCGGACGATCAGCTCGACCCGGGCGGCGTCGGTGCCGCCGCCGAGGGCGTCGGAGGCCGCGCCCTGCACGACCACGCCCGGCTCGATGGTGAGGGTCGCCTGGGGCGCCACCGTCACGTCACCGGTGAGGACGTAGGGCGAGCCCGCCAGGTCCCAGCGGGTGTTCACGTTGAGGTTGCCGATGACATCCGTCGCCGAGGCCGAGGCCGGCAGGAGGATGGCGGCGAGCAGGGCGAGCGCGATCTTGCGGGCCATGGGAGTTCCCTCCGGAGAAGTGGAGGCGGGACTCTGCCACAGCGGCTGAGGGCCATCCAGTGACCCGGATCACCGATCGTTCAGCTCGGTCGACACCAGCGGAGACTGCGCGGGGTAGCTCCCCGGCCCCCCGTCCTGCAGCGCCTGATCGTCCGCCGGCGGCGGCGCGAGGAGGAAGGCGTACTTGGTGAAGGTCTCGAAGGCGGGCAGGCAGGAGACCAGCACCCCGGCCCGGCCGTGGCGCCAGGCGCCGGTGGTCAGCCAGGTCTTGAGGAAGCGGTAGAGCGAGGCGGCGAAGAGGCGCAGCACCCCCGGCTGCTTGCCGCGCGCCCGCCCCTGCGCCGCCAGGATGATGCTGCGGTTGATCGACTTGCGCAGGGCCTCGGGCAGGGAGGGCAGCGGGATGTGCTCCATCCACCCCTCCCCGCGGCCGCCGAGGCGCCGCAGGTCGAGGCCCGCCTCGTCGAGGGGCGAGTGCGGGCTGTCGGTGTCGATCCAGCGGCACTTCTCCCGGCGCACGAGGCGAGGCCGCCAGGACCAGACGTGCCCCTCCATCCCTCGCGGGTAGGGCATCCGGTGGCAGAGCTCGAAGCCGTCCGGCGCGTCGGGCCGGGCGATGGCCTCGCGGATCCGCGTCGCCAGCTCGGGGGTGATGGTCTCGTCGGCGTCGATGGTCAGCACCCAGCGGCCGCAGGAGAGGTCGCGGGCCAGGGCTCGCTGGGCGGCGAAGGTGGTGTGGGCGTGCTGCCGGGCCTTCACCGGCAGGCGCTGGAGCAGCTCCCAGGTGCCGTCGGTGGACATGTCGTCCACCACCACGATCTCGTCGCAGAAGGCGAGGCTCTCGACGCAGCGCTCGATGAGCTCCACGCCGTTGAAGACCATGATGGCCGCCGAGAGCTCGACCGGCTCGCTCATCCCAGGAGCGCCTCCACCCAGCTCTCCACGGCCCGCTCGGGGGCGAAGGGAGAGGCCATCAGCGAGGGGCGGGCGTTCTTGGCGAGGGTGGCGAGCATCTCGGGGTCCGCGGCGAGCTGCCTCACCTTCTCGCCCATCGCCTCCAGGCTGGCAACGAGGAAGCCGTTGACGCCCTCCTCGATCACCTCGGGCATCACGCCGACGGGGGTGGTGATCACCGGCACCCCGCAGGCCAGCGCCTCGAGGGGCGGCATGGGGTTGCCCTCGTTCTCGGAGGTGCACAGGAGCAGATCGAGGCCGGCGTAGTAGCGGGGCATGGCCTCGTTGGGCACGAAGCGCCCGAGCTGCCGCCGCTTGGTGGCGAGGCGCCAGCGCAGCTGCCCCAGGGTGGGATCGGCTCGCAGCGCGCGCACCCACTCCACCCGCTTGGCCGCCTTCTTCGCGTCCCCGCACCAGCCGACCCGCAGCCCGCCGCGGCCGCGGTCACCCCAGCGCTCCTTCAGGGTCGGCGCGAGGGGAGGCGCCCCCGGGGCGAAGCGCTCGGTGTCGACGAACTGGTGGAGGCGCCGCACGGAGGTCCCCTCCCCCACCAGCGCCTCGACCCGGCGCAGGTAGGGCTCGTTGATCACCGCCAGGCGCTCCAGGCGCTCGAGCACCGCCGCGACGAAGGCGGGATCCGACCCACCACCCTCACCCCAGTAGGCCTCGGAGACGACCGCCGAACGGCGCACCGGCAGGCCGGCCTCGAGGAGGTGCCGGGCGATACCGACGCACAAGGGGACGAGCTCCGTCTGCTCGCAGGGGGGCCGCCTCACGACCTCCTTCCAGGGGGCCGAGGAGACGATCCAGCCCCGCGCCCGCAGGGCGCCCTCGAGGAAGGCCGCGTGCTGGCCCAGCACCCAGTAGGCGCGGTCGTAGACCAGGAGGATGTCGCGCGGCCCGGACAAGGGTCTGCTTTTAGAAGGGGATGACGAGGGCGCCGCCGCCCCCGGAGACCGAGAGCCGCGCCGAGTAGGGATCGTGGAGGAGGAGGTAGAGGCCGGCGCCCAGGAGGGCCCCGCCCACCCCGAGGGCCGCGTTGCCGCCCCAGATCCGCTGGCGGGCCGCCGCGCCCATCGAGTCGAGGGTGGCCTGGTCGACCGAGCGCGGATCGACGGCGTCGTAGTCGGCCTTCCGCTTCCAGCCGTCGAGGGAGAGGATCGCGCCGCCGGCCAGCGCCGCCGCGCCGGCCAGACCCACCGAGAGGCCGGTCCAGCGCCGCCGCGAGGAGAGGCGGGAGAGCTCGTCGTAGGAGAGCATCGAGAGCTGCACCCGAGTCGTCTCGCCCGAGGTCAGGGTCACCGGCTGCTCGTGGGGCGGGTAGTCCACGTGCTCGACGCGCAGGGTGGCCTGCCCCGCGCCCCGGTGCGGCAGGGACTGCACCGGCATCTCGCCGACCATCACCTCGTCGAGGAAGATCCGCGCGCCGTTGATCTGGCCGGTGAGGTGGAGGCGCGCCGGAAGGGAGAGCAGGTCGGCCACAGCGGTCTTCACCGAGGCCAGCAGCTCGCCCTTCCCTCCGGCGACCCGGTAGCTCGAGCGGCTGATCACCTCGGCCTTGCGGGCGTCGAGGAGCGAGAGGCTGACGTAGAAGCCGTCACCGATGGCGGCCAGCGAGCCCGAGACGATGCGGTCGACGTCGAGGAGGTGACCGAGCTGGCTGATGCAGGCGTCGCCCTCGCAGCCCAGCATCTGCTTGCTGGCCTCGTAGCTCATCACCGAGCGCATCTCGTTGCCCGAGATGACCTGGTACTCGTCCTTCGCCCCCAGCTCCGAGGCCAGGGCGTCGGTGAAGGTGCGCACCGTCTGCTCCTCGACCCCCCGCGACTCGAAGTCGAGGATGGCCAGCCTCACCTTGCCCGCGGCCAGGGAGGGCAGAGGCAGGAGACACACCAGCACCAGCACGATCGAGAGCTTCCCCATGGCCCGCGATAGTAACCCAGCCCCGCCCTCGTGGTAGCCTCTCGCGACGCGAGCACAGCCCATGGTCCCCTACTACCCCACCCCCATCTTCGAGCTCGGCGGCCTGACGCTGGACGCCTGGCAGATCCTGGTGGGCCTGGGGATCCTCGCCGGCTTCTTCCACTGCCGGCAGCGGGCCATCGACCGGCGCCTCTCGGTGAAGGTCACCGTCGACCTCAACCTCACGGCGGTGATCTCGGGCTTCCTGATGGCCCACGTGGTGCATCTGCTGGTCTACAACTGGGACAAGTTCGTCGCCGAGCCGCACCTGCTCCTGCCCTGGTACGGCGGCTACTCCTCCACCGGCGGCTTCCTGGGCGCGGCGATCGGCGTGCCGCTCCTGCTCAAGCTGCGCAAGGCGCCCCCCTGGGCCTACGCCGACAACCTCGCCCACGGCTTCGTGCTGGCCTGGTTCCTCGGCCGCACCGGCTGCTTCTTCGCCCACGATCACATCGGCCGCCTCTCCGACTTCCCCCTGGCGGTGGCCTTCCCGGAGGGCGCCCGCCACGACCTCGGGCTCTACGAGGCCCTCTTCGTCCTCACCCTCTTCGTGGCGATGAAGCTCCTCGACCGGCGCGAGCGCTTCCACGGCTTCTACGCCGGGCTCGCCATCGCCGCCTACGCCCCGGTGCGCTTCGGCCTCGACTTCCTGCGGGCCGAGGACCTCGAGTCCCTCGGCAAGCGCTCGGACATCCGCTTCCTGGGGCTGACCCCGGCGCAGTACGGCGCCATCGCCCTGCTTGGCCTCGGCGTCTGGATCCTCGTCCACCGCCGCGGCAAGGGCCGCGAGGACATCAGCGCCGAGATCCACCGCGACTTCCCCGAGGGCCTGCCGCCCGGGCTGCAGCAGGACCCGCCGGCGGAGGACTAGTCCTCCGGGACGATCAGGTCGCCGATCCCGAGGCCCTCGCCGAGGGTCTCGTGGATCTCCTCGATCACCTCGCCCGCCGCCGAGATCAGCAGGCTGGTCCGCTGCCGGAAGAGGAGGGACTCGTCGCCCTCCTCCGTGTAGACGGTGAACTCCGACTCGCGGTGCCGGGACCAGACGAAGATCAGGCGCGTCGCCTCTCCCTCGTCGAGGGGCTCCGCCTCGACGGACTGCAGCTCGTCGAGCTGCGACCAGAGCCGGGCGTGGTGGCCCGAGCCCCCCACCCCCTCCTCGGCCGGAGCCTCGCCCCCGATCCACTCTCGCACCCGACGCTCGGCGGTCTCACGGTCCATGAGACATTCCTACCTCAGATGGGGATCCCTCCCCGTGGTCAGCCGGGGGGTGGTCCCTAGGTTGAGGACAAGGCCGGGGGCCTCCGATTCCAAGGAGGTGACGTGATGATCGTCAGGGCTCTTCTGCTGGCGGCTGGACTCTCACTCTTCCTGCCGCCCCTCGCGGCGCACGCCCGCGACGGGACCTGCAAGTGCACGGCGCGCTGCGAGGCCGATCGGTGCCTGGGGGCGTGCAGCACCCTGGCCACCGAGGGCGCCTGCGCCTGCCAGCCGGGGTCGGCCGGGGGCGCCGCCGCCTGCGAGACCTCCACCCGCGACGGGCCCACCCTCCACCTGCGCCGCACGCGGGTGATCAAGGCGATGCCCGAGGCCCGGCAGGCCGAGCTCTGGGGCTGCCACCCCATCTCCCTCTCTCCCCAGCCCACCTGGGCCGTGGCGCGCTTCGCCCCCCACCTCGTGAACGACACCGGCCGCTTCGCCTCCGAGAGCGTGCAGGTGCTCGGCGCCTCCAGCCGTGAGCTGCTGGACCTCGGCGCCCTCTCCGGCAACTGCCGCTTCGAGGTCGTGGGCTGGCCCGAGTGGGAGGCCGGCACCTCACCGGCCCTCGCGGTGGTCGAGGCCGTCTTCTTCCCGGGCCGGGCCACCCGCTCCGTGGAGGCCTGGCCGGTGGTGGACCCCGGCTACCTGGGCAAGAAGGTC is a genomic window of Deltaproteobacteria bacterium containing:
- a CDS encoding glycosyltransferase family 2 protein; this translates as MSEPVELSAAIMVFNGVELIERCVESLAFCDEIVVVDDMSTDGTWELLQRLPVKARQHAHTTFAAQRALARDLSCGRWVLTIDADETITPELATRIREAIARPDAPDGFELCHRMPYPRGMEGHVWSWRPRLVRREKCRWIDTDSPHSPLDEAGLDLRRLGGRGEGWMEHIPLPSLPEALRKSINRSIILAAQGRARGKQPGVLRLFAASLYRFLKTWLTTGAWRHGRAGVLVSCLPAFETFTKYAFLLAPPPADDQALQDGGPGSYPAQSPLVSTELNDR
- a CDS encoding glycosyltransferase — encoded protein: MSGPRDILLVYDRAYWVLGQHAAFLEGALRARGWIVSSAPWKEVVRRPPCEQTELVPLCVGIARHLLEAGLPVRRSAVVSEAYWGEGGGSDPAFVAAVLERLERLAVINEPYLRRVEALVGEGTSVRRLHQFVDTERFAPGAPPLAPTLKERWGDRGRGGLRVGWCGDAKKAAKRVEWVRALRADPTLGQLRWRLATKRRQLGRFVPNEAMPRYYAGLDLLLCTSENEGNPMPPLEALACGVPVITTPVGVMPEVIEEGVNGFLVASLEAMGEKVRQLAADPEMLATLAKNARPSLMASPFAPERAVESWVEALLG
- a CDS encoding PEGA domain-containing protein — encoded protein: MGKLSIVLVLVCLLPLPSLAAGKVRLAILDFESRGVEEQTVRTFTDALASELGAKDEYQVISGNEMRSVMSYEASKQMLGCEGDACISQLGHLLDVDRIVSGSLAAIGDGFYVSLSLLDARKAEVISRSSYRVAGGKGELLASVKTAVADLLSLPARLHLTGQINGARIFLDEVMVGEMPVQSLPHRGAGQATLRVEHVDYPPHEQPVTLTSGETTRVQLSMLSYDELSRLSSRRRWTGLSVGLAGAAALAGGAILSLDGWKRKADYDAVDPRSVDQATLDSMGAAARQRIWGGNAALGVGGALLGAGLYLLLHDPYSARLSVSGGGGALVIPF
- a CDS encoding prolipoprotein diacylglyceryl transferase, producing the protein MVPYYPTPIFELGGLTLDAWQILVGLGILAGFFHCRQRAIDRRLSVKVTVDLNLTAVISGFLMAHVVHLLVYNWDKFVAEPHLLLPWYGGYSSTGGFLGAAIGVPLLLKLRKAPPWAYADNLAHGFVLAWFLGRTGCFFAHDHIGRLSDFPLAVAFPEGARHDLGLYEALFVLTLFVAMKLLDRRERFHGFYAGLAIAAYAPVRFGLDFLRAEDLESLGKRSDIRFLGLTPAQYGAIALLGLGVWILVHRRGKGREDISAEIHRDFPEGLPPGLQQDPPAED